One Fusarium poae strain DAOMC 252244 chromosome 4, whole genome shotgun sequence DNA window includes the following coding sequences:
- a CDS encoding hypothetical protein (BUSCO:29391at5125) yields MRSPAAPSSDDTWFISYLPRNASKAILLDAARLGSNLTVANIQPSQNHKLLQSAHGNMDSSPLVKAHDHVRAAGVAHQSSDSTVAITEHTQAAGEFANAARSTSSIEALRTLKLLEEHHRKIADILKRPTAPTPQVDDADVGEKDSSDKTNIPSQNAHDKKENKNDSPASKKIAPPTQRRYAHREMSSSIASNLANARGIPSKYRGQPLAPSVSNDQAPGNLDAASHSRGTKAKMQNIIDHRSGKPTWVPPALATTRSDSHGKGSSSPRSDTASSVVASDDGGYTRFYNAFGSIMNKISAPLAFAGLPLIQEESSISEPQDSPEMSPKRSHLKVPPSKVPEPDISKIYSQATLKTLAREGHGPTDSFYVVPSTGHTMSYANILSFAEKEKRRLGASSHSDLLDVPDEDDDDFVDAREAPSLSPGAKRRIGRASTDRELNNTIEELYTENKSLKDMLDKLTKRLHAFEASAQNSAMALAESYRLMRPGSPSASPHPSKVADENLRRKNQEMEEQLTAALKQMERLEKDNRKMQKVLDKYREKWETLKAGAKARREAQGVGESIDDASTAG; encoded by the exons ATGCGGAGTCCTGCAGCACCAAGCTCTGATGACACCTGGTTCATCTCATATTTACCAAGAAATGCGAGCAAAGCCAT TCTCCTCGACGCAGCGAGATTAGGAAGTAACTTGACTG TAGCAAACATACAACCTTCGCAAAACCACAAACTCCTGCAATCCGCCCATGGAAATATGGACTCGTCGCCGCTTGTGAAAGCTCACGACCACGTGCGCGCTGCAGGCGTAGCCCATCAGTCGTCAGACAGCACAGTCGCAATCACTGAACATACTCAAGCTGCCGGCGAGTTTGCCAACGCCGCTAGGTCGACCTCAAGCATCGAAGCTCTCCGAACCCTCAAACTTTTGGAAGAGCACCATCGAAAAATCGCAGATATCCTCAAACGACCTACAGCGCCTACTCCCCAAGTTGACGATGCCGATGTCGGTGAGAAGGACTCGTCCGATAAGACCAACATCCCCTCACAGAATGCGCacgacaagaaagaaaacaagAATGATTCTCCGGCGTCCAAGAAAATAGCTCCTCCTACTCAGAGGCGATATGCCCACCGCGAAATGTCTTCATCCATTGCCAGTAACTTGGCTAATGCTCGAGGTATCCCGTCAAAATATCGAGGCCAGCCTCTTGCGCCGAGTGTTAGCAACGACCAGGCTCCAGGCAATCTCGATGCGGCAAGCCATTCTCGGGGAACAAAAGCCAAGATGCAAAATATTATTGACCATCGATCCGGTAAACCAACATGGGTTCCTCCTGCCCTTGCGACTACACGCTCCGATAGCCATGGCAAGGGCTCATCTTCCCCACGGTCTGATACTGCATCTTCCGTGGTCGCTAGTGACGATGGCGGATACACACGATTCTACAACGCTTTCGGAAGTATCATGAACAAGATTTCGGCGCCTTTGGCCTTTGCTGGGCTGCCTTTGATCCAAGAAGAATCCTCCATCTCAGAACCCCAAGATTCTCCAGAAATGTCCCCCAAGCGTAGTCACCTTAAGGTTCCCCCATCCAAGGTTCCAGAGCCAGACATCAGCAAGATATACTCGCAGGCAACATTGAAGACTTTGGCAAGAGAGGGACATGGACCGACCGATTCTTTCTATGTCGTACCCAGTACTGGTCACACCATGTCTTATGCGAATATTTTGAGTTTTGccgaaaaggaaaagaggcGTCTCGGGGCTTCGTCTCACAGCGACCTTCTTGATGTCcccgatgaagatgatgacgacttTGTTGATGCCCGGGAGGCACCCTCTTTATCACCTGGAGCCAAACGTCGCATTGGCCGTGCCAGCACTGACAGAGAATTAAACAACACTATCGAGGAATTATATACTGAAAACAAATCTCTTAAAGATATGCTTGACAAGTTAACCAAGCGTCTTCATGCATTCGAAGCCAGTGCCCAGAACTCGGCCATGGCTCTTGCTGAAAGCTATCGCCTTATGCGTCCTGGATCTCCCTCTGCCTCCCCTCACCCAAGCAAGGTAGCAGATGAAAACTTGCGACGCAAAAATCAAGAGATGGAAGAGCAACTCACTGCTGCCTTGAAACAGATGGAGCGGCTTGAGAAAGACAACCGTAAAATGCAAAAGGTTCTGGATAAGTATCGAGAGAAGTGGGAGACATTGAAAGCGGGCGCCAAAGCCCGGAGAGAAGCCCAAGGGGTTGGCGAGAGTATAGATGATGCTTCAACAGCTGGATAG
- a CDS encoding hypothetical protein (TransMembrane:1 (o1044-1062i)~BUSCO:8437at5125) encodes MTTTLDNSSNSGLNKLLPKSISSKRLRRKQDREAAGLSLDDSSVFAHSQSSRETLESDGTRSGHIGGDEDEGTSQGHRSYESDGNDSSNSRHPPPFSTHPSQIGHLTTNSAVIQTNYLPESQLSASDHDSNSSTSKSSTFPPTALDSVDFKDPRIGRSKTGLLPPQSSTRRSPSPGGRLKDIFKPKKSSGNSSSPERRPVSEPLETHDEQHPIISVDPEFTQRFPVLEPPAAAKVASPERRARVQPKVDTNIPPRTPPSGDKPAPVIVNTPPTPTEFANRSGQSSPERKSFWGSPTSSSGANGRPSSQSMSANRRSRSNSQNIGPSKLSHIVSAPLTPTPESGEATPNANSNPSGGFFSSMISAAQNAANTLSNTSLNIGGNKGRSVSQNIQEQSEPDDAKDDAEPTPTTAEMADKKESNRKSAVSTIGAGELSLSQLGLAEAPSLVASPVNARFPDVDTRARSESAPVDSPISPVDFAPDESSSRPRSLYEPVSRERTPPPSDYTNKENGVQRTSSIRSALRQNHRKRGSSVTTGTTIGAAIAAANNSLAHPNLSAPKLTGFAIASKKRNRDFHDLFKSVPDDDYLIEDYSCALQREILAHGRLYVSEGHLCFSSNIFGWTTTLVMSFDEIVSVEKRSTALLFKNGLMISTLHAKHIFASFTSRDATYDLIVNIWKLGHPTLKSTLNGVRLEGTGGDKTEKVDAEPAAEDEVQGGSETDDDSDEEEEYYDEDVHEEMHNASVAAEANGADADVEKTASRKASGAALPSGPVPEEASAGSGGATDFPGPATHAPTDCGDSASHYDRIVGDDIIPAPLGKVYNLMFGPASVTFMSNWLSGEQKCLDLQMEDKKGLTLDNRTRTFSYIKPLYGSIGPKQTKTITSETIETLDLEKSVNLTCSTQTPDVPSGNVFAVKTRYCLSWAENNATRVQMNCTIEWSGKSWLKGPIEKGATDGQTTYGKDLFAAIKAAVSSKPQGTTPQGPGSKGGKKKGKKAKQSQSNTGVVETNAAPKRPVQADWGVLEPVRGILEPIGDIIQPLLTGNVMYGLLVGLLVATWFGFGFSPSRNASYGHELGGIYRPDRIAAYEEMWRREDSELWDWLEERVGMDRLHNDNAGVRKRAMEPKTVEENLRATRMGEREVKEAIRVTEEKLRVLKGVMEKKSKPNRSATDEAGSQEL; translated from the exons ATGACAACAACCTTGGACAACAGCAGTAACTCCGGTCTGAATAAGCTGTTGCCCAAGTCAATATCGTCCAAGCGCCTCCGAAGAAAACAAGATCGGGAAGCGGCAGGGCTTTCGCTCGACGATTCTAGTGTCTTTGCCCATTCGCAATCCAGTCGCGAAACTCTAGAAAGCGACGGCACCCGCTCTGGGCATATTGGgggtgacgaggatgagggtACGAGCCAAGGCCATCGGTCCTACGAATCTGATGGAAACGACTC GTCCAACTCTCGACATCCACCACCTTTCTCGACACATCCTTCCCAAATCGGTCATTTGACCACAAATTCTGCAGTTATACAAACAAATTATCTACCGGAATCTCAGCTGTCAGCTTCGGATCACGACTCCAACAGCAGTACATCAAAGTCGTCCACGTTTCCACCAACGGCTCTCGATTCGGTCGACTTCAAGGATCCCCGGATTGGCCGGAGTAAGACGGGCTTGCTTCCCCCTCAAAGTTCCACTCGACGCTCTCCTTCGCCAGGTGGTAGATTGAAGGACATTTTTAAACCCAAGAAGAGTTCTGGAAACAGCTCAAGTCCTGAACGTCGACCAGTGAGCGAACCCCTCGAGACTCACGACGAACAACATCCCATCATATCGGTGGACCCTGAATTTACGCAGAGATTCCCTGTCCTCGAGCCACCAGCTGCAGCCAAAGTTGCTTCGCCCGAACGGCGAGCGAGAGTCCAGCCAAAGGTTGACACGAATATTCCTCCACGAACCCCTCCGAGTGGTGACAAGCCGGCCCCTGTTATAGTAAACACTCCACCTACACCTACCGAGTTCGCCAACCGATCCGGCCAGTCGTCTCCTGAGCGGAAATCCTTCTGGGGTAGTCCGACAAGTAGCTCGGGTGCAAATGGCCGACCTTCCTCGCAAAGTATGAGCGCGAACAGAAGGAGCCGATCCAATTCACAAAACATCGGCCCCAGCAAACTCTCTCACATTGTCTCCGCCCCGTTGACGCCGACCCCAGAAAGTGGTGAGGCGACACCAAACGCAAACTCGAACCCTTCAGGtggcttcttttcttctatGATATCGGCTGCTCAGAACGCTGCCAACACATTAAGTAACACCAGTCTAAATATTGGTGGAAACAAGGGTCGAAGCGTATCCCAGAATATCCAGGAACAGTCCGAACCAGACGACGCGAAAGACGACGCCGAACCTACTCCCACTACAGCAGAGATGgcagacaagaaggaaagtAACAGAAAGTCTGCGGTGTCTACAATTGGGGCTGGCGAGTTAAGTCTCAGCCAACTTGGGCTCGCCGAAGCACCCAGCCTTGTTGCATCCCCGGTCAATGCCAGGTTCCCTGATGTGGACACACGCGCTCGGTCTGAATCGGCCCCCGTTGATTCCCCCATCAGTCCTGTAGACTTTGCTCCGGACGAGTCGTCAAGCCGCCCTCGTTCACTATACGAGCCTGTGAGCCGCGAACGCACTCCTCCGCCATCCGACTACACGAACAAGGAGAATGGTGTGCAACGAACGTCCAGCATCCGGAGTGCTCTGCGACAAAATCACAGGAAACGCGGAAGCTCAGTCACTACTGGCACCACCATAGGTGCTGCGATCGCTGCTGCCAATAATTCATTGGCGCATCCCAACTTGAGCGCTCCTAAACTTACAGGATTTGCCATTGCCAGTAAAAAGCGGAATCGCGACTTCCATGATTTGTTCAAGAGTGTTCCAGACGATGACTATCTTATTGAGGACTATAGCTGTGCTTTACAAAGAGAGATTCTAGCGCACGGACGGCTTTATGTCTCAGAGGGCCATCTCTGCTTCAGTAGCAATATTTTTGGTTGGACCACAACCCTTGTCATGAGCTTTGATGAGATAGTGTCTGTCGAGAAGCGAAGTACCGCGCTTCTATTCAAAAACGGACTCATGATTTCAACATTACATGCCAAACATATCTTTGCCAGTTTCACCAGCCGGGATGCTACGTATGATTTGATCGTCAATATCTGGAAATTGGGCCATCCTACCTTGAAAAGTACACTCAACGGTGTGAGGCTTGAGGGCACTGGTGGTGATAAAACAGAAAAGGTAGATGCCGAGCCCGCTGCTGAAGATGAGGTGCAGGGGGGCTCAGAAACAGACGATGATagcgatgaggaggaggaatacTACGACGAGGATGTTCACGAAGAGATGCACAATGCCAGCGTAGCTGCCGAAGCCAACGGTGCTGATGCCGATGTTGAGAAGACTGCATCAAGGAAAGCATCGGGAGCAGCGCTTCCAAGCGGGCCTGTTCCTGAAGAGGCATCGGCTGGATCTGGAGGGGCTACAGATTTTCCAGGTCCAGCAACGCATGCACCCACTGACTGTGGTGATTCGGCGTCGCATTACGACAGAATCGTCGGGGACGATATCATCCCAGCACCTCTCGGCAAGGTTTACAACCTAATGTTTGGCCCGGCGTCTGTTACCTTTATGTCTAACTGGCTATCGGGGGAGCAGAAGTGTTTGGACTTACAAATGGAAGACAAGAAGGGCCTGACCCTTGACAACAGAACTCGAACATTCTCATACATCAAGCCGCTGTATGGATCAATTGGACCAAAACAAACCAAGACCATTACCTCGGAGACGATAGAGACTCTTGATCTAGAGAAATCTGTCAATCTCACATGTTCGACTCAGACGCCAGATGTGCCAAGCGGAAACGTGTTTGCTGTGAAAACCAGATACTGCCTCTCCTGGGCTGAGAACAATGCCACTAGGGTGCAGATGAACTGTACAATCGAATGGTCTGGCAAGAGTTGGCTGAAAG GTCCAATCGAGAAAGGTGCCACTGATGGCCAGACCACCTACGGCAAGGATTTATTTGCAGCTATCAAGGCTGCGGTGTCATCCAAGCCACAGGGAACGACGCCCCAAGGCCCAGGATCTAAgggagggaagaagaagggcaagaaggctAAGCAGTCGCAGTCGAACACTGGCGTTGTCGAGACCAACGCCGCACCCAAGCGCCCTGTCCAGGCGGACTGGGGTGTTTTGGAACCAGTGAGGGGAATTCTGGAGCCTATTGGCGATATAATTCAACCTCTTCTTACTGGCAACGTTATGTATGGGCTCTTGGTAGGCTTACTAGTTGCCACGTGGTTTGGTTTCGGCTTCAGCCCCAGCCGAAACGCTTCTTACGGTCACGAACTTGGGGGCATTTACCGTCCTGATAGGATTGCGGCGTACGAAGAGATGTGGCGACGGGAGGACAGCGAGCTCTGGGATTGGTTAGAAGAGCGTGTCGGAATGGATCGTCTGCACAACGATAATGCTGGTGTGCGAAAGAGAGCCATGGAGCCAAAGACAGTGGAAGAGAACTTGCGTGCAACTCGCATGGGCGAGAGGGAAGTGAAAGAGGCGATCCGAGTCACCGAGGAAAAGTTACGCGTACTGAAGGGAGTTATGGAGAAGAAAAGCAAACCTAACAGGTCGGCTACTGACGAAGCAGGGTCGCAGGAACTATAG
- the BCP1 gene encoding Mss4p nuclear export (BUSCO:40998at5125) codes for MGKKRAREEGKDVPPADVNMMDEDGSDDEDFDVVNVDFEWFNFDPEVDFHGTKTLLRQLFDVDANLFNMSALADLVLSQPTIGSTIKVDGKANDAYALLTVLNTAVHQDKEPMTDIIKYLVEKAQTNSSIAPIADVLSSNKHVGLVFSERLINMPSELAPPLYSMLVDEVKAAVEDKEPYNFSHYLILSKTYQELESKLDVENQKRKKAKEEAGMYYFHMEDEVLHKHAVAHGNFNYTKEDELSADSKRAFQEMGVKAHGHMILIEASKFPTAVKSVNEYLSAAQ; via the exons ATGGGCAAGAAGCGTGCGCGCGAAGAGGGCAAGGACGTCCCGCCTGCAGACGTTAACATGATGGACGAGGACGGTTCAGATGATGAG GATTTCGACGTGGTCAATGTTGACTTCGAATGGTTCAACTTCGATCCTGAGGTCGACTTCCACGGAACCAAGACGCTTTTGCGACAACTATTCGATGTTGATGCGAATCTTTTCAACATGTCTGCCCTCGCCGATCTCGTTCTTTCGCAACCTACCATCGGCTCGACCATCAAGGTTGATGGCAAGGCCAACGATGCCTACGCCCTTCTCACCGTTCTCAATACGGCTGTTCATCAAGATAAGGAGCCAATGACGGATATCATCAAGTATCTTGTGGAGAAGGCGCAAACCAATTCGTCCATAGCGCCTATTGCAGATGtcctcagcagcaacaagcaTGTCGGGCTCGTCTTCTCTGAACGTCTCATCAACATGCCTTCTGAGCTGGCACCGCCACTCTACTCTATGCTTGTCGACGAGGTTAAGGCAGCTGTGGAAGACAAGGAGCCTTACAATTTCTCCCACTACTTGATCTTGTCCAAGACATATCAGGAGCTTGAGTCAAAACTTGATGTTGAAAACCAGAAGcgcaagaaggccaaggaggaagCCGGCATGTACTATTTCCATATGGAGGACGAGGTGCTACACAAGCATGCGGTCGCGCACGGAAACTTCAACTACACAAAAGAGGACGAACTGTCAGCAGACAGCAAGCGGGCATTCCAGGAAATGGGTGTCAAGGCGCATGGACACATGATCCTTATTGAAGCAAGCAAGTTCCCTACGGCGGTCAAGTCCGTTAATGAATATCTGAGTGCTGCGCAATAG
- a CDS encoding hypothetical protein (BUSCO:20349at5125) encodes MDYSSTIHDVEDPAGDSPWGNSPVSSPSRNNVAAFNPVSAENPPPSPFRFNTQSSNGLSQEQPTAQSGEFPRPGTATTASGTEDDTEASGTLNPSEAQSQSTTAEPPTEGDGQPTTQSHQHNQSGQPALQHGQEQPPPKPAGPQFRLQAKITGLERTGKKDPILRFDVHTNISRFRTTQFRDVRRLHSEFVKLAEHLISANPEVFVPAVPPPLTSAGAGTDEDEIRVKALMQRWLNYVCSNEILMRDDEMVLFVESDFGYSPMVKKKQPATGVRRKILKQFAPPPDDTPELADARPTVKLFYLGSMDAGHKVDKLVKARRGLGLSEADYGSKLAGMHVQEPHPGLANAYRKLGKVVQTVGDYHAAQATAEATTIGDPFQYHSQDAFIVKESLTNRQILIREFLQAQEATRSKLNAADRLKASSSVRREKVDEAITALDDARQHETWLYNKTNRVTQNLVQERRKWFSRTSADLRLSIREYVLREIEAERRTLALLETVRPDIRSIDASGGLSRLGREAHPTVRRSSLAASQGPKGDSWSGVPRRSDATGRSVSGSLISKVSEEGESEENTEAAQGLQAAGRAGLQGVSEEDDEDRVDARNAASRLAASTF; translated from the exons ATGGACTACAGCTCCACAATTCACGACGTCGAGGATCCCGCCGGCGATTCGCCCTGGGGTAACTCCCCTGTGTCTTCTCCATCGCGAAACAATGTTGCTGCCTTCAACCCCGTCTCAGCCGAGaatcctcctccttctcccttTCGCTTCAATACACAGTCTTCGAACGGTCTATCTCAAGAACAGCCTACAGCTCAGTCCGGCGAGTTTCCCCGCCCAGGCACTGCGACCACAGCGTCTGGAACTGAAGATGACACCGAGGCTTCGGGGACGCTGAACCCATCAGAGGCGCAGTCCCAGTCGACAACCGCTGAACCACCAACCGAGGGCGACGGACAACCCACGACTCAGAGCCACCAACACAACCAGAGTGGCCAACCAGCTTTGCAGCATGGACAGGAGCAACCTCCGCCAAAGCCAGCTGGACCTCAGTTCCGGCTCCAGGCCAAGATAACAGGACTTGAGCGTACTGGCAAAAAGGACCCCATCTTGCGTTTTGATGTTCAT ACAAATATTTCCCGCTTTCGTACAACTCAATTCCGCGATGTTCGCCGTCTACACTCCGAGTTTGTTAAGCTCGCGGAACACCTGATATCTGCGAACCCGGAGGTGTTTGTTCCTGCGGTACCCCCACCTTTGACTTCCGCTGGAGCTGGcacggatgaggatgagattCGTGTCAAAGCCCTGATGCAGCGATGGCTGAACTACGTTTGCAGTAATGAGATCTTGATGCGGGATGATGAGATGGTGTTGTTTGTGGAAAGCGATTTTGGCTACAGCCCAATGGTCAAGAAGAAACAGCCCGCGACAGGCGTGCGCAGAAAAATATTGAAGCAGtttgctcctcctcctgacgACACTCCTGAGCTGGCGGATGCAAGGCCAACTGTTAAACTATTTTATCTGGGTAGCATGGATGCTGGCCATAAGGTTGATAAGCTGGTCAAAGCCAGAAGAG GTCTTGGTCTCTCCGAAGCTGATTATGGTTCTAAACTTGCGGGTATGCACGTCCAGGAACCTCATCCTGGCTTGGCCAACGCCTACCGAAAGCTTGGTAAAGTCGTTCAGACAGTTGGTGATTACCATGCTGCCCAGGCAACAGCAGAGGCTACGACGATTGGCGACCCGTTCCAATATCATTCCCAAGATGCTTTCATCGTCAAGGAATCCCTCACAAACCGCCAAATCCTGATTCGGGAATTTTTACAAGCGCAAGAGGCTACTCGCAGCAAGCTCAATGCAGCTGACCGCCTCAAGGCCAGCTCCAGCGTGCGTCGGGAGAAGGTGGACGAGGCTATTACAGCGCTGGATGATGCTCGCCAGCACGAGACTTGGCTGTACAACAAAACCAACCGCGTGACCCAGAACTTGGTTCAAGAGCGACGGAAATGGTTCTCAAGAACCTCTGCCGACCTCCGCCTAAGCATCAGGGAATATGTACTCCGTGAAATTGAGGCTGAAAGGCGAACCCTGGCCCTGCTTGAGACAGTCCGCCCAGACATTAGATCAATCGATGCTTCGGGCGGTCTGAGCCGATTAGGCCGGGAAGCGCATCCAACTGTGCGTCGCTCGAGCCTCGCTGCCAGTCAAGGTCCCAAGGGCGACTCTTGGAGCGGCGTTCCTCGCCGTTCAGATGCCACGGGCCGCAGTGTGTCAGGCAGTCTTATTAGCAAGGTGTCAGAGGAGGGCGAGAGTGAAGAGAACACCGAGGCCGCCCAAGGGCTTCAGGCTGCCGGTCGTGCAGGCCTTCAAGGCGTCAGcgaggaggatgatgaggatcgaGTGGATGCTAGAAATGCTGCAAGTCGACTGGCCGCCAGCACTTTCTGA
- the MDV1 gene encoding Mitochondrial fission protein, translated as MANQETHYGFDEGGDDDQSIVSTRGLEAFSRKVTTTATHLIGPNAEATAHHYQAAMAEVHKQMKRPTVQRSMFAMARTTPTDLMRSRLSTHEIQHRALTFLPDDLLANIPEHENPYSLFQGFQASFPELTDEGKKFQRRVTRGRKMLEDSEGTPGSPKKLTQLKKEKAAMMHEFGLLGTRKSMASYEIREIDNKIANLHGMRRIILDRLAGLEQDEAMLEHDISEMEIRVDEAQVLVDEAEEIERNTRTQDEQDLVGDADDHDQEFMSQSVYDKIPASEASSTPRKTKKVHRKKSMPILHEHFEPGTAIRELRAHKDTITAIDFDAPFGTMVTAALDDTVRVWDLNAGRCMGYMEGHTASVRALQVEDNILATGSVDATIRLWDLSKAHYDPHGGLGKDDDEDAIAFGTDNHLEPPPGSMADCPLYTLESHVDEITALHFRGDVMVSGSADKTIRHWDLEKGRCVQTLDVMWAAAASMTTTDSTWRPTGRSQSSSADFVGALQVFETALACGTADGMVRLWDLRSGQVHRSLVGHTGAVTCLQFDDVHLVTGSVDRSIRIWDLRTGSIYDAYAYDNPVTDMMFDARRIVSAAGEDVVKVYDKVEGRQWECGAGITAAEEGKTPAIVERVRVRDGYLVEGRRDGIVGVWTS; from the exons ATGGCGAATCAAGAGACTCACTATGGCTTCGACGAAGGCGGAGATGACGACCAGTCCATTGTGTCG ACGCGCGGACTCGAGGCTTTCAGTCGAAAGGTTACAACTACAGCTACTCATTTGATCGGTCCCAATGCCGAAGCCACGGCTCATCACTATCAAGCCGCCATGGCCGAGGTTCACAAGCAAATGAAGCGACCGACGGTCCAGCGAAGCATGTTCGCGATGGCAAGGACAACCCCCACAGATCTCATGCGCTCCAGGCTATCGACCCACGAAATTCAGCATCGCGCCTTGACGTTCTTACCCGATGACCTTCTCGCCAATATTCCCGAGCACGAAAACCCGTATTCGTTATTTCAGGGCTTCCAGGCCAGTTTCCCAGAGCTGACCGACGAAGGCAAGAAGTTTCAGCGACGGGTGACTCGGGGTCGCAAAATGTTGGAGGATTCAGAAGGGACACCAGGAAGCCCCAAAAAGCTGACGCAGTTGAAAAAGGAGAAAGCCGCCATGATGCATGAATTTGGGTTGTTGGGTACTCGCAAGAGTATGGCGAGTTACGAAATCCGAGAAATCGACAACAAGATCGCAAATCTCCACGGCATGCGAAGAATTATCTTAGACAGGCTGGCAGGGTTGGAACAGGACGAAGCTATGCTGGAGCATGATA TTTCCGAGATGGAAATTCGTGTTGACGAGGCCCAGGTACTGGTTGATGAGGCTGAAGAGATCGAACGAAACACACGGACCCAGGATGAGCAAGATCTAGTTGGTGATGCCGATGATCACGATCAAGAATTCATGTCCCAGTCCGTTTACGACAAGATCCCCGCCTCAGAAGCCAGTAGCACGCCCCGGAAAACGAAAAAGGTCCATCGTAAGAAGTCAATGCCTATACTTCATGAGCATTTCGAGCCTGGTACCGCTATTCGTGAGCTCCGGGCACACAAGGACACGATCACGGCTATTGATTTCGATGCTCCGTTTGGTACCATGGTTACCGCTGCTCTCGATGACACAGTCCGAGTTTGGGATCTTAACGCTGGTAGATGTATGGGTTATATGGAAGGTCACACTGCATCGGTACGCGCTTTGCAAGTTGAGGATAACATTCTTGCAACGGGCTCTGTGGACGCAACCATTCGACTCTGGGATCTCAGCAAAGCTCACTACGACCCTCATGGCGGCCTTGGaaaagacgacgacgaggacgcCATTGCTTTCGGAACGGACAATCACCTTGAGCCCCCGCCGGGCAGCATGGCTGATTGCCCGCTGTACACCTTGGAATCACATGTTGATGAGATCACGGCTCTTCACTTCAGAGGTGATGTTATGGTTTCCGGCTCTGCGGATAAGACGATTCGCCATTGGGATCTTGAAAAGGGCCGCTGCGTGCAAACATTGGATGTTATGTGGGCAGCCGCAGCAAGTATGACAACGACGGACAGCACATGGCGACCTACAGGGCGGTCTCAAAGCAGCTCGGCCGACTTTGTCGGCGCTTTGCAGGTTTTTGAGACGGCTCTTGCGTGCGGTACAGCGGACGGCATGGTTCGACTGTGGGATCTTCGAAGCGGACAGGTCCATCGCAGCCTGGTCGGTCACACCGGTGCAGTAACATGTCTTCAGTTCGATGACGTGCACCTGGTGACTGGAAGTGTGGACAGAAGCATTAGA ATTTGGGATCTTCGGACAGGATCTATCTACGACGCATACGCATACGACAACCCTGTCACAGACATGATGTTTGATGCTCGACGAATCGTCAGCGCTGCAGGTGAGGACGTTGTCAAGGTGTACGATAAGGTTGAGGGACGTCAATGGGAATGCGGCGCTGGCATTACCGCAGCCGAGGAGGGTAAGACTCCAGCTATCGTGGAGCGTGTACGTGTTAGAGATGGGTATCTTGTTGAAGGCAGACGAGACGGTATCGTTGGTGTATGGACAAGCTAA
- a CDS encoding hypothetical protein (BUSCO:42901at5125): MADAAHALDLARIRFQLIRLEDTITFHLIERVQFALNSTIYVPGAVELPEANLSFLDWYFREQEKLQSLIRRFESPDEYPFFPDALQKPILKPLNYPKILYENDVNVNDKIKQFYTEKFLPAVCPDFGREERGESQENYGSTATCDIACLQALSRRIHFGKFVAESKFRSDREKYTRLIKAEDREGIAESITNAAVEKQVLERLRLKALTYGKDPSIPDGTEGAAKINVDAWR; encoded by the exons ATGGCCGATGCCGCACACGCACTGGATCTTGCTCGAATCCGGTTCCAGCTAAT TCGACTCGAGGATACCATCACTTTCcatttgattgaaagagTGCAGTTCGCATTGAATAGT ACAATCTATGTTCCTGGAGCTGTCGAGCTGCCAGAAGCGAACCTGAGCTTTCTCGACTGGTACTTCCGCGAGCAAGAAAAGCTGCAATCTCTAATCCGACGCTTCGAATCCCCTGACGAGTACCCTTTCTTCCCCGACGCTCTGCAGAAGCCAATTCTCAAGCCTCTCAACTACCCCAAAATCCTATATGAGAACGACGTCAATGTGAACGACAAGATTAAGCAGTTCTACACGGAAAAGTTCCTTCCTGCAGTGTGCCCCGACTTCGGCCGCGAGGAGCGGGGCGAGTCTCAAGAAAACTACGGCTCAACCGCAACTTGCGATATTGCTTGTCTACAAGCCTTGTCACGACGTATCCATTTCGGCAAATTTGTCGCCGAGTCCAAGTTCCGTTCTGACCGAGAGAAATACACCCGCCTTATCAAGGCAGAGGACCGAGAGGGTATCGCAGAGTCCATCACCAATGCTGCTGTGGAGAAACAGGTTCTTGAGCGACTACGACTTAAGGCTTTGACATACGGAAAGGACCCCAGTATTCCAGATGGCACAGAAGGAGCGGCAAAGATCAATGTCGATGCC TGGAGGTAG